One segment of Salvelinus fontinalis isolate EN_2023a chromosome 42, ASM2944872v1, whole genome shotgun sequence DNA contains the following:
- the LOC129841055 gene encoding C-type lectin domain family 4 member M-like: MSKGVYGNSDGFEDDEPDAMKNTDIDGQLYSNVRTFKPSSRDGVVASEPDSSEKRSSRVVAVCLGLLCVLLAGIIGLSVYYDGVSKSFIAYKTNSSAEIERLQTSYNNLTKERYQMQTSYNTLTKERDQLQTSYNTLTKERYQIQTSYNTMTKERANLQTSYNNLTEERDQLQTSYNTMTKERDQLQTRYNNLNEERDQLQTEREFLNWRLTNLSWQKFESSWYFLSTESKTWKESRQDCLKRGADLVIINSDKEQTFLFNLKKRVWIGLTDSVKEGTWKWVDGTPLTTRYWYDPQPDFAGPTGNED, from the exons ATGTCAAAGGGAGTTTATGGAAACTCAGATGGATTTGAAGACGATGAGCCTGATGCAATGAAGAACACAGACATTGACGGCCAATTATATTCCAACGTAAGAACCTTCAAGCCCAGTTCAAGAGATGGAGTTGTTGCTTCAG AACCTGATAGCTCAGAGAAGAGATCCTCCAGAGTTGTTGCAGTGTGTCTGGGGCTGCTGTGTGttctactggctgggatcataggcctgtctgtctact ATGATGGGGTCTCTAAGAGCTTCATAGCCTATAAGACCAACTCATCTGCAGAGATAGAACGGctacagaccagctacaacaacctgactaaagagagataCCAGAtgcagaccagttacaacaccctaactaaagagagagaccagctacagaccagttacaacaccctgactaaagagagataCCAgatacagaccagttacaacaccatgactaaagagagagccaacctacagaccagttacaacaacctgactgaagagagagaccagctacagaccagttacaacaccatgactaaagagagagaccagctacagaccagatacaacaacctgaatgaagagagagaccagctacagactgagagagagtttCTTAACTGGAGACTTACCAATCTCA GCTGGCAGAAGTTTGAATCCAGTTGGTACTTCCTGTCTACTGAGTCTAAAACCTGGAAGGAGAGCAGACAGGACTGTCTGAAGAGAGGAGCAGACCTGGTGATCATAAACAGTGATAAGGAACag ACATTTCTCTTCAACCTCAAGAAGAGAGTCTGGATTggtctgactgactctgttaaGGAGGGGACCTGGAAATGGGTGGACGGCACCCCACTGACCACAAG GTACTGGTATGACCCACAACCTGATTTTGCAGGTCCAACTGGGAACGAGGACTGA